The following DNA comes from Marichromatium purpuratum 984.
CGAGCGATTCGCGCTGCTGCTCCAGCTCGCCGCCGTACCACAGCCGCAACTGGGGGTGCTGGCGCAGCAGGCCGGTCTGCTCGACGTGTTCGGCGAGTGACTGGTTGACCTGCTGCACCGAGACCCGGGCGCGGTCGATGTCGGCGTAGAGGGTGAGGGTGCGGCGACCGAGATAGTGACGGATGGCCGCCTCGCCGGGGCGTACTCGGATCTCGGCGACGCTGCCGAGATAGACCGGCTGGCCGCGATCGTTGATCAGTACCAGATTGCGCAGGGTCTCCATCCGGCCACGGTCCTCGGCGCGGAACTGCAGGCGATAGCGCACGCGCTCCTCGACCTGTTGCAGCTCGTCGACCAGCAGGCCGTCGAAGGCGACGGCGACCATCTGGGTGATGGCCGCGACGCTCAGCCCGCGGTCGGCCAGTGCCTGATGATCGAAGTCCAGTTCGACGATGTCCTTGCCCGGCTTGTAGCTGGTCCAGACCTCGGTGACGCCCGGCTGCGTGGCGAGGAAGTCGGCGAGCCGGTCGGCCAGGGTGAAGCGCGCCGGGTCGTTGCCGATGATCTCCAGCTCGACCGGTTTGCCGGCCACCGGCGTGTCCTTCAGCGGCTCGACGACGATGCGCCGGTAGTCGGGCAGGGCGGAGAGTTCGGCGCGCAGCCCGGTGATCAGTTCGTTGGAGTCGGTCTCGCGCTGGCCCTGCGGGCGCATGTAGAGGGTGAGCAGCGCCCAGGCCGGGTTGCGTCCCTCGGTGGCGCCGTACATGTCGGTGTCGTGATGACCGATGCGGGTGATGATGTTGAGCAGGTCCGCGGCGGGCACGCGCGCGCGGATCAGCGCCTCCAGCTCGGCGGCCTTGTCGATGGTGTAGTCGAACGAGGCACCCTCGGGCAGCTCGACCTTGAAGTTAACGGTGTCGATGTCGACCTCGGGGTAGAGATCGAAGCGCATCACCAGCGCACCGTAGGCGAGGATCGCGCAGAACCCGGCGACGAACAGCGTCAGGGTCAGATAACGGTGACGTACGGCGCGCAACACGAAGCGATCGAACCCCGCCTGCACCGGCAGGAACCAGCGCCTGGGCGGGGTGGTGGCGCGCCGCCCGTGGGCGTGGGCGAGATGACCGGGGAGCATCAGCAGGCTCTCGCCGAGCGAGGCGCCGAGTACCAGCGCGACCATCACCGGCAGGGTCCAGAGGAACTTGCCCTCCAGGCCGCCGAGAAAGGCCACCGGCAGGAAGGCCAGCACTGTGGTGAGGGTGCTGACGATCACCGGCGAGGCGACCGCGCCGGCCCCTTCGATGGCGGCGCGGCGTGGTGGCAGGCCCTGTTCGAGCCGTCGCTGCACGCTCTCGGCGGTGACCACGCCGTCGTCGACCAGCATGCCGAGCATGAGGATCAGCGCGGTCAGCGTCATTACGTCGATGCCGAGTCCGACCACCGGCATCAGCGCGAAGGTCAGCAACAGCGCGGTACCCAGTCCGAGGCTGACCCACAGCGCCAGAGGCAGGCTGAGGAACAGCCACAGACAGCCGATCACCAGTGCGAAGCCGAGCAGGGCGTTGCTGCCGAGCACGTCGAGCATGTCGTAGGTGAAGCGCGAGATGTCGTTGACCCTCTCGATGCGTACCCCCGGCGCCAGGTTGGCGCGTTCGCGCTCGACGAAGGCGCGCACCACCGCCGCCGTCTCCAGCCCGTCGGCCTCGGCCTTCTGGCGCGCGAGCAGGGCGATGCTCAAGCGGCCATCGGTGCGCGACTGCACCTGCCAGTCCTCGTAGTCGAGCACCACCTCGGCGATGTCGCGCACGCGCACGCTGTTGCCGGGCTCGCGCGCGCGCACGATCACCGTCTCGACCTGGCGCGGGTGGTCGAACTGGCCGACGCTCAGCACCTTCTTCTCGGCGACGAAGGAGGTCAGCGAGCCGCCCGAGGCGCGCACGTTGCGCCGCTCGATGGCCTGGCGGATCTCGTCGACCGAGAGCCGCAGCTGCTGCAACCGCTCGGGGTCGAGCAGCACCCGCACCTCGCGCTCGCGATAGCCGACCTTCTCCACCGAGGCGATACCCGGCTCCTCGCGCAAGGCGTCGGCCAGTCGCCGGGCGCTGGCGCGCAGCACCGATTCGGGCACCGGGCCGCTGAGATGCAGCTCCATCACCGGCACTTCGAGGGTCGACATCTCCTCGACCAGTGGGCGTTCGAGCAGGTCGGCGGGCAGTCGCGTGCCGGCGCGATCGACCGCCTTCTGGATGTCGGCGAGCACCTGACGCTTGTCGCCGGCATCGGGGTCGATGCGCACCGTGATCACCGAGATCCCCTCCATGCTGTTGGAGGTGATCTTCTTCAGCCCATCGACCTCGAGCAGCTCGTCCTCGAGCGGGACGGTGATCGACAGCTCGACGTCCTCGGGACCGGCGCCGGGGCGCTCGGTGGTGATGTTGACCAGCCCGAGGTCGATGCGCGGCATGGTGCCGTAGTGGATCTGCTGGGTGGCGAGCAGGCCGCTGGCGACGATCAGCACCAGCAGCAGGTTGACCAGCAGCGGTCGGTCGACGAAGAAGCCGAGCGGGGTCTTCATGGCGTCGGCTCCGTGACGATCTCGACCGGGCTGGCGTCGATCAGCTGCGCCATGCCCTCGACCACCAGTCGGTCACCGGCGGCGAGTCCCTCCAGCGCCGGGATCCACTCGGCGGTGCTGGCACGCAGCATCGGTTCGATCTCGACGGCGCGGCCGTCGCGCACCACGTAGACCACTCGCCGACGATGACGATCGACCAGGGCGGTGTCGGGGATCAACAGCGCCTCGGGGTCGAGCACCGCCTGTAGCCGCACGCGCGCGGTCATGCCTGGGCGCAGCAGGCCGTCGGTGTCGTCGAGCAGGATCTTGATCGGGAAGTTGCCGGTGTCGGGATCGGCCTTGATCCCGACCGACTCGATCCGTCCCCGGTAGCGCCGTCCCGGCACTCCGGCCGAACGGATCTCGGCCTCGGCGCCGACGCGCAGGGCGTTGACCGCGCGCTCGCCGACATGGGCGCGCACCCGCAGCCGATCGGCCGTCTGCACGCTGCCGAGCAGCTGGCCCGGCATCACCATCTCGCCGGGCTCGACCGCGCGACGGTCGATGATGCCGTCCACCGGGCTGAGGACCCGGCTCTCGGCGACCTCGCGCGCGGCCAATCGTTCGGCGGCAAGCATCTCCTCGTAGGCGGCGCTGGCGCGCCGCAGCGCGATCTCGGCGCGCTCCAGCGCCTCGCGCGAGACCGCGCCGCTGCCGGCCAGACCGCGCCGGCGGTCGAGTTCCTGGTGAGCCTCCTCCAGCCCGGCGCGGGTGCGTGCCACCGCAGTCGTCGCTTGGCGCAGGCGCAGCCCGCGCTTGCGCGCGTCGAGTTCGACCAGCAGCGCGCCGGCCTCGACGCGCTGGCCCTCGTCGAAATGGATCGCCTCGACCTGAGCGGAGAAATCGACCGTGAAGGCGACGTCCTCGACTGCCTCGATCTCGCCATAGGCGTCGATCGGCTGGCGCCAGGGACGGGGCTCCAGGGTGAGCACGCGGACCTGGGCGATGCGCGGCTCGAGCGGGGTGCTCGGGTCGGTGGCCTCGGGTGAGCAGCCGACCAGGATGGTCGACAGTGCCGAGACGAGCAGCAGGGTGATAGGGGAGGGGCGGGCGCGGCCGTGCATACGACTCGACTCCATGGCTGACACCCGCCGGGACCGGGCTCTCTCGCGGGCAGAGCCGGGCGTGTCCGTCACGGACACGGGCGCGGTGCGGGTGTGACGCGGGCCGGATCGCTCCGACCCCGCGCGGTGTGTGGTTTCACCCGCATTATCTAC
Coding sequences within:
- a CDS encoding efflux RND transporter permease subunit; amino-acid sequence: MKTPLGFFVDRPLLVNLLLVLIVASGLLATQQIHYGTMPRIDLGLVNITTERPGAGPEDVELSITVPLEDELLEVDGLKKITSNSMEGISVITVRIDPDAGDKRQVLADIQKAVDRAGTRLPADLLERPLVEEMSTLEVPVMELHLSGPVPESVLRASARRLADALREEPGIASVEKVGYREREVRVLLDPERLQQLRLSVDEIRQAIERRNVRASGGSLTSFVAEKKVLSVGQFDHPRQVETVIVRAREPGNSVRVRDIAEVVLDYEDWQVQSRTDGRLSIALLARQKAEADGLETAAVVRAFVERERANLAPGVRIERVNDISRFTYDMLDVLGSNALLGFALVIGCLWLFLSLPLALWVSLGLGTALLLTFALMPVVGLGIDVMTLTALILMLGMLVDDGVVTAESVQRRLEQGLPPRRAAIEGAGAVASPVIVSTLTTVLAFLPVAFLGGLEGKFLWTLPVMVALVLGASLGESLLMLPGHLAHAHGRRATTPPRRWFLPVQAGFDRFVLRAVRHRYLTLTLFVAGFCAILAYGALVMRFDLYPEVDIDTVNFKVELPEGASFDYTIDKAAELEALIRARVPAADLLNIITRIGHHDTDMYGATEGRNPAWALLTLYMRPQGQRETDSNELITGLRAELSALPDYRRIVVEPLKDTPVAGKPVELEIIGNDPARFTLADRLADFLATQPGVTEVWTSYKPGKDIVELDFDHQALADRGLSVAAITQMVAVAFDGLLVDELQQVEERVRYRLQFRAEDRGRMETLRNLVLINDRGQPVYLGSVAEIRVRPGEAAIRHYLGRRTLTLYADIDRARVSVQQVNQSLAEHVEQTGLLRQHPQLRLWYGGELEQQRESLGDIGIAFVVCALSILVVLVLLFGSFTQPLLILAAIPFGLSGVIVGLGLQGEPLSLIALIGVLGLIGVLVNDSVVLVHALNRQRARADGRLDDQGIADGTAARLRPIVITSLTTVAGLIPTAYGLAGSSPFITPMVLAMAWGILFGTLISLVLIPCLYGIEQDTRRWIGTRASALFARGDDRRPGD
- a CDS encoding efflux RND transporter periplasmic adaptor subunit; the protein is MHGRARPSPITLLLVSALSTILVGCSPEATDPSTPLEPRIAQVRVLTLEPRPWRQPIDAYGEIEAVEDVAFTVDFSAQVEAIHFDEGQRVEAGALLVELDARKRGLRLRQATTAVARTRAGLEEAHQELDRRRGLAGSGAVSREALERAEIALRRASAAYEEMLAAERLAAREVAESRVLSPVDGIIDRRAVEPGEMVMPGQLLGSVQTADRLRVRAHVGERAVNALRVGAEAEIRSAGVPGRRYRGRIESVGIKADPDTGNFPIKILLDDTDGLLRPGMTARVRLQAVLDPEALLIPDTALVDRHRRRVVYVVRDGRAVEIEPMLRASTAEWIPALEGLAAGDRLVVEGMAQLIDASPVEIVTEPTP